GCGGTCCAGGAAGAGCGAGCCCAGTGCCGCGGGGAAGCTCATCTGCTTGAGCCCTCGCTCGCGCACGGCGGTGGCCTCGGGATTCACGCGGCGGATGACGTTGCCGATGATGACGAGGTCCGGCTTCGCCGCGTCCAGGTTCTCCGGGCGGTACGGCGTGGAGGCGGGGATGCCCCACGTCCGGAGCATGTCGCTCATGGGCGGGTAGACATTCTCATCGCTGCCGGTGACGTCGTAGCCGGCGGCCTTGAGCATGCCGGCGAAGGAGCCCATGCCCGTGCCGGCCACGCCCACCAGGTGGATGCGCCGCACGCTGCCGGGTTCGAGGGTGTCGAGGACGTTTCCGTTGTCGTCAGCCATGATGTCCCTGCTTGAGTTCGGTGAGCCCGAGCGCCTCCACGACGAAGTCATGGAAGAGGGGGCGGAAATCCCGGATGCGCGTTTCCTGGCGGCCGTTGGCCACGCGGTTGGTCACCAGCGCCACCACCAGCGAGCGGCGCAGGTCCACCCAGAGGCTGGTGCCGGTGAAGCCCAGGTGCCCCACCGCGCCCGGCGGCGTGTCACCGATGTAATGGCCGGCGCTGGACACGCCCTCGGAGGGTGAGTCGAAGCCCATGGAGCGCGTGCTGCCCTGGAGCAGCGGGTCGGTGGCGAGCGCGCGATGCCACAACGGCCCCGGCGCGAGCACGCCCGACCCCGAGCAGCCGTCCAGCACCGCCTGGCCGAAGCGCGCCACGTCCACGGCGGTGCCGAAGAGGCCCGCGTGCCCCGCGACGCCGTCCATCACCCAGGCGTTGTCGTCATCGACCTCGCCCAGGCGCGTGGGCTGGACGGGCACATCCTTCCACAGGCCCTCCTGCCCCGGAGCCGGCTCGCGCGGACGGGTGGCGCCGGTGGGCGCGGGCGCGGCGTCGGCGGGGAAGTCGGTGAGGCGGTGGAACCGGGCACCGAGGCCCAGGGGCTCGGCGACGTGCTGGGAGAACAGCGTGTCCAGCGGAGCGCCCGCGGCCCGCGAGAGGATTTCGCCCAGGAGGATGAAGCCCACGTCGCTGTAGGCGGCACGCGTCTTGGGCTCGGCGGCGAGCGGCGTGCTGGCGGCGGCCTGGATGACCTCGTCGCGGACGCGGGCGCGCAGGGCGGAGGGACAGTCCGCGTTGAGCAACTCCGGGTGCGCGGTGAGCGCCTTCGCGAAGAAGGGCACGAAGGGGGGCAGACCGGAGCGGTGGTAGAGCAGGTCCGCCACGGTGACGCCGGCGTCGCCCACGGGCGTGCCCGGGAAGTAGCGGGACACCAGCGTCTCGGGGCCCACCTTCCCTTCCGTCCAGAGACGGAGGAAGAGCGAAGTGGTGCTGAGGACCTTGGTGAGCGAGGCGAGGTCGAAGCGCGTGTCGCCGGAGACGTTGCCCGCGACGCCGCCGAACACCTGGACGCCCCGGTGCAGGACGACGGCCTGGGCCGAGGGGAAGACGCCGATGCCACAGGCGTCATCGAGGACCTTCTGCAGAATCGCGATGGGGTGCGTACCGCCACTCATGCGAGCACGGCTCCTTCGAGGAACGTGAGGCGCGCGGCGTCCGCGTCCAGGCGGACCTGCGTGCCGAGCGCCACGGGGTAGTTGATGTCACCGTGGCCAATGGGAAAGCCCGCGGCGCAAGGGAGGCCCGCCTCGCGAGCGAGCTCTCGGAGCACATCGGCGCAGGAGTAGTCAGCGCCCTTCTCCTCGCAGCCGGTGAAGTCGCCCAGGACGATACCGCGCACGCGAGAGAACACGCCCGCCAGGCGCAGGTGGGTCCACATGCGGTCGATGCGGTACGGGCGTTCGGTGACGTCCTCCAGCAGGAGCACGGCGCCGTCGAGCGGCGGCATGTACGAGGTGCCGATGAGGCGGGACAGCACGGACAGGTTGCCGCCGACGAGGTGGCCCTCGGCCATGCCCGGCACATAGGTGGCCGAGCCCGTCAGCGGCGGCGGCGGCTCCGGCGACTCGAGGAGCCGGAACAGGTACTCGCGGACCTCGGAAGGCTGCCGGCCGAGCTGGGTGAGGACGGGCCCGTGAAACGAGACGCGCCCCAGCGCCTGAAGCGCTCCGTGAACGGAGGTGAGGTCGGAGAAGCCGACGAAGGCCGCGTGCGAGGCATCCGCGAAGGGAAGGTCCGGAAGGAGCCGGGCGCTGCCATAGCCTCCGCGAGCACTGAAGATGGCGCGAACATCCCGGTCCAGCAGCGCGCGCGACAGCTCCCCGCCCCGGCGCGCGTCATCCCCCGCGAGGTAGCGGTGCGAGGCGAAGATGTCGGGGGCGTGGATGGGGCGGTAGCGCTCGGCGATGACGGCCAGCCCGACTTCGAAGGTCGGACGGTCGAAGGGCCCTGCGGGAGCGACGACATGCACGGCGTCGCGAGGACGGAGCGGGAGGGGCTTGAGCCAGCGCACGGTGCGCTTCATAGCACCCAGGGCCCGAGGGGCACGGTGATTCGAGACCCGGGCGGGCGAAGCGTTGAGTTCCCCCGTCCGTCGGAACACGAACACTGCGACCGCCCGTCGCCCCCGCCCCTACCCTGCCGAGCGCTCCAGGACGGCCGCGAAGAAGGCGTCCGTGCCATGCCGGTGGGGCGCGACGAAGAGGAACCCGTCTCGGAGACACGCGTCCGGGAGCCACCCCGCCCCGGGCCGCACGAGGCGGAAGTCCGGGTTGGACGCCAGGAACTCCGCGACGACGTCCTCGTTCTCCAAG
This genomic window from Myxococcus hansupus contains:
- a CDS encoding serine hydrolase domain-containing protein, whose protein sequence is MSGGTHPIAILQKVLDDACGIGVFPSAQAVVLHRGVQVFGGVAGNVSGDTRFDLASLTKVLSTTSLFLRLWTEGKVGPETLVSRYFPGTPVGDAGVTVADLLYHRSGLPPFVPFFAKALTAHPELLNADCPSALRARVRDEVIQAAASTPLAAEPKTRAAYSDVGFILLGEILSRAAGAPLDTLFSQHVAEPLGLGARFHRLTDFPADAAPAPTGATRPREPAPGQEGLWKDVPVQPTRLGEVDDDNAWVMDGVAGHAGLFGTAVDVARFGQAVLDGCSGSGVLAPGPLWHRALATDPLLQGSTRSMGFDSPSEGVSSAGHYIGDTPPGAVGHLGFTGTSLWVDLRRSLVVALVTNRVANGRQETRIRDFRPLFHDFVVEALGLTELKQGHHG
- a CDS encoding S66 peptidase family protein, with amino-acid sequence MKRTVRWLKPLPLRPRDAVHVVAPAGPFDRPTFEVGLAVIAERYRPIHAPDIFASHRYLAGDDARRGGELSRALLDRDVRAIFSARGGYGSARLLPDLPFADASHAAFVGFSDLTSVHGALQALGRVSFHGPVLTQLGRQPSEVREYLFRLLESPEPPPPLTGSATYVPGMAEGHLVGGNLSVLSRLIGTSYMPPLDGAVLLLEDVTERPYRIDRMWTHLRLAGVFSRVRGIVLGDFTGCEEKGADYSCADVLRELAREAGLPCAAGFPIGHGDINYPVALGTQVRLDADAARLTFLEGAVLA